From one Flavobacterium sp. N502536 genomic stretch:
- the pfkA gene encoding 6-phosphofructokinase has product MPKTIKKVGVLTSGGDSPGMNAAIRSVVRTCAYHNIECIGIYRGYQGMIEGDFKEMGPRSVNNIVNKGGTILKSARSVEFRSPEGRKKAHENLLKAGVDALVVIGGDGSFTGGLIFNSEYGFPVMGIPGTIDNDIFGTSHTLGYDTALNTVVDCIDKIRDTASSHNRLFFVEVMGRDAGHIALNAGIGAGAEEILIPEEDLGLDRLLDSLQKSKASGKSSSIVVIAEGDKIGKNVFELKDYVEANLPEYDVRVSVLGHMQRGGSPSCFDRVLASRLGVKAVESLIEGKSNYMVGLQADKVVLTPLEQAIKGKSEIDRELLRVSDIMST; this is encoded by the coding sequence ATGCCAAAAACAATAAAAAAAGTTGGTGTTCTAACATCGGGAGGTGACTCACCAGGAATGAATGCCGCAATACGATCAGTTGTTCGAACATGCGCTTATCATAATATAGAATGCATAGGAATTTATAGAGGGTATCAGGGAATGATTGAAGGAGACTTCAAAGAAATGGGACCCCGAAGCGTAAATAATATTGTAAACAAAGGTGGAACGATTCTGAAATCAGCTCGTTCAGTTGAGTTTAGAAGCCCTGAAGGTAGAAAAAAAGCACACGAGAATCTTTTAAAAGCCGGAGTTGATGCTTTGGTTGTTATTGGAGGAGACGGAAGTTTTACCGGAGGATTAATTTTTAATTCAGAATATGGTTTTCCAGTAATGGGAATCCCGGGAACAATTGATAATGATATTTTTGGAACCAGTCATACTTTAGGTTATGATACAGCCTTAAATACTGTTGTAGATTGTATCGATAAGATCAGAGATACTGCAAGTTCGCATAACCGTCTGTTTTTTGTAGAGGTAATGGGTAGAGATGCAGGTCATATTGCTCTTAATGCCGGAATTGGAGCCGGTGCCGAAGAAATTCTTATTCCTGAAGAAGATTTAGGTTTAGACCGATTATTAGATTCTCTTCAAAAAAGTAAAGCTTCAGGAAAATCATCAAGTATCGTAGTGATCGCCGAAGGAGATAAAATTGGTAAAAACGTTTTCGAACTAAAAGATTACGTAGAAGCCAACCTGCCTGAGTATGATGTTAGGGTATCTGTGTTAGGACACATGCAGCGAGGTGGTTCTCCATCTTGTTTTGACCGTGTTTTGGCAAGCCGTTTAGGAGTAAAAGCGGTAGAGTCCTTAATAGAAGGAAAATCAAATTATATGGTTGGTTTGCAGGCTGACAAAGTTGTTTTGACACCTCTTGAACAGGCAATCAAAGGTAAATCTGAGATTGACAGAGAATTGTTGAGAGTGTCCGATATCATGTCGACATAA